The Pyrenophora tritici-repentis strain M4 chromosome 8, whole genome shotgun sequence genome contains a region encoding:
- a CDS encoding DUF1421 domain containing protein, whose product MSSSSTTLLRETTHSFCRALIAPPPPSDLLAQYFSSWPRITEHGPEWSRTRLPFLAKTFAGREGCEEYFKLMTDVLEMALPDDAFPGKEGFIVDAEAGMVSVVGKGRFTSRKTGKGWDERFIYRFSGFDNEGKIGHWEIWADPLSAWEAVGG is encoded by the coding sequence ATGTCGTCGTCCAGCACCACACTACTACGCGAGACCACACACTCCTTCTGCCGCGCCTTGATCGCGCCGCCCCCGCCCTCCGACCTACTCGCGCAATACTTCAGCAGCTGGCCCCGGATCACGGAGCACGGCCCCGAATGGTCACGCACCCGACTACCCTTTCTCGCCAAGACTTTTGCTGGGAGAGAGGGGTGCGAGGAATATTTCAAACTGATGACTGATGTGCTTGAGATGGCGTTGCCTGATGATGCTTTTCCTGGTAAGGAGGGGTTCATTGTTGATGCTGAGGCGGGGATGGTGAGTGTGGTCGGTAAGGGCAGGTTTACGAGTAGGAAGACGGGGAAGGGGTGGGATGAAAGATTTATTTATCGGTTTAGTGGGTTTGATAACGAGGGCAAGATTGGGCATTGGGAGATTTGGGCTGATCCGCTGAGTGCTTGGGAGGCTGTTGGTGGTTGA
- a CDS encoding Ada, Adenosine deaminase, with protein sequence MAYVTDAERWRALTTRDANSEGHFIYSIKSTNIYCRPACPGRLARRANVSFYSTPVEAEAAGFRACKRCKPNAVLEDPQERAVEKAQMLIDEALSKDDQKSLKLQDLAKKINRTPRYFHKIFKNKTGMTPKEYAKKRAADRSSLNAAPASTTTTEESAQSWNWDACNFNDLVNLRTDSSHTSMETFLMPTEQLPAIYTDVDFDLVGVSQPWADWTSLWPFDWDSPVDHIPARMYSHEKNLPSASFLETDAAALFECDSLTELLKA encoded by the coding sequence ATGGCCTACGTAACAGATGCCGAACGGTGGCGAGCCCTCACAACCCGCGACGCAAATTCCGAAGGCCACTTCATCTACTCCATCAAATCCACCAACATCTATTGCCGGCCGGCATGCCCCGGAAGGCTAGCGCGGAGAGCAAACGTTAGCTTCTACTCGACACCAGTTGAAGCAGAAGCAGCTGGATTCAGAGCATGTAAGCGCTGCAAACCGAACGCTGTACTTGAGGATCCACAAGAGCGAGCTGTCGAAAAAGCGCAGATGCTCATTGATGAAGCTTTGAGCAAGGACGACCAGAAATCGTTGAAGTTGCAGGATCTAGCGAAGAAGATCAACCGCACGCCACGGTACTTCCATAAGATATTCAAGAATAAGACAGGGATGACACCAAAAGAGTATGCAAAGAAGAGGGCAGCGGACCGTAGCAGTCTCAATGCGGCCCCTGCTTCGACGACGACCACCGAGGAAAGCGCACAATCGTGGAACTGGGATGCATGTAACTTCAACGACCTGGTCAACTTGAGAACTGACTCAAGTCATACTAGCATGGAAACTTTTCTCATGCCTACAGAGCAGCTGCCGGCAATCTATACGGACGTCGACTTTGATTTGGTCGGTGTCTCCCAGCCGTGGGCAGACTGGACTTCCTTATGGCCTTTCGACTGGGACAGCCCTGTCGACCATATACCAGCACGCATGTACTCACACGAGAAGAATCTGCCATCGGCATCGTTCCTCGAGACAGATGCTGCTGCGCTGTTCGAGTGCGATAGCCTCACGGAGCTCTTAAAAGCATGA
- a CDS encoding penicillin binding protein (AmpC, Beta-lactamase class C and other penicillin binding protein), with protein sequence MDDTLSAEFSEYASTIQELLRISGVPNLSFGVFHNGVNIYSHHAGQDGVQTEYDDGDKSLTRPQLPNDDTVYPVSCLSSLFLHCTIMRFIKEGVLNMDTPIREYIRAFEERDDDIGQRATLRDLLTHKSGFPTDKLWWQSTKASKTEIMQVAVHLANVSDFRMQKNYSKWNDFVVQTIVETVTGREYEEIVEELFKTPLGISSKAPSVLDEPNVAYAHEVLGDGRIKPVDQDPITRDECLPMHTMKHSLFQSVHALRQLVTAYDRQHWNGTGFTPGNLFVRVENVFSMMTDALQPGKPIHVTEHSDGCQAGFIIIPETRSGVICMSNATSAIGLCNIVGHQLVDMLTGDHVKERSLVKSISEAFQKQKDLHTTLIGRLSTVEQISSPHKTLLVQFEGLYQKFERNVTLRIRHAGLGLLVTVDGSEKRQLDLRRMADDKFVWLPRYPGDMLQGIEQEVTLSERTVQFEIDGSEVIALKWPLNPEFPPENSPKTTEAPKELYGSELMLLPPELRNMICIEALKTSTGNICMVPNGQGYVFVRDEMTPDNIVRPLNQTKNTNKQLKQQSRGLELTANDLFADGRHFDEFLRSNDVQLQACIRNLTLMGDFLSFDNPEEADLQRIINFANNNKSATVHIRLFGMHFDDNQRIFTFMGFIYLIKKVIRGQGAALFGSLDKRAKKWGRVERSGTNMNVSNVKFFPKDADFDEDTFRNKLEVCIRGNSNTSYMLLSRHNGDPEAIVDFVRECYNDGI encoded by the exons ATGGACGACACTTTGTCCGCAGAGTTCAGTGAATATGCCAGCACAATTCAGGAGTTACTACGCATCAGTGGCGTACCGAACCTTTCTTTCGGGGTCTTCCACAATGGAGTGAACATTTACAGCCACCACGCGGGGCAGGATGGAGTCCAGACCGAGTATGATGATGGCGACAAGAGTCTCACGAGACCTCAGCTTCCCAATGACGACACTGTGTATCCGGTCTCATGCCTTTCCAGTCTCTTCCTCCATTGTACCATAATGCGCTTCATTAAGGAAGGCGTCCTCAACATGGATACGCCAATCCGCGAATATATTCGTGCATTCGAGGAAcgcgacgacgacatcgGACAACGAGCTACACTTCGCGATCTGTTGACGCATAAATCTGGATTTCCAACAGACAAGCTCTGGTGGCAAAGTACGAAGGCGTCCAAAACAGAAATTATGCAGGTTGCAGTACACTTGGCAAATGTATCGGATTTCAGGATGCAGAAGAACTACTCCAAATGGAACGATTTTGTCGTACAGACTATTGTTGAGACCGTAACAGGCCGCGAGTATGAAGAAATTGTCGAAGAGCTTTTCAAAACACCCCTTGGAATCAGTAGCAAGGCGCCATCTGTATTGGACGAGCCTAACGTTGCTTATGCCCACGAGGTATTGGGTGACGGCCGCATCAAGCCAGTAGATCAGGATCCCATCACGCGCGATGAATGCTTACCAATGCACACAATGAAGCACTCATTATTTCAGTCTGTTCATGCCCTCCGCCAACTTGTTACTGCATACGACCGCCAACATTGGAACGGGACAGGATTCACACCAGGAAATCTGTTCGTTCGTGTTGAAAACGTTTTCAGCATGATGACAGACGCACTACAACCCGGTAAACCTATCCATGTCACGGAGCACTCAGACGGGTGCCAGGCTGGGTTCATCATTATCCCCGAAACGCGCAGCGGGGTCATCTGCATGAGCAACGCAACATCAGCTATCGGCTTGTGTAACATTGTTGGCCACCAGTTAGTCGACATGTTGACAGGGGATCATGTGAAAGAACGATCGCTAGTCAAATCAATTTCCGAAGCGTTCCAAAAGCAGAAGGATCTCCACACAACTTTGATTGGCCGGCTAAGCACTGTGGAACAGATATCGAGTCCTCATAAGACTCTTCTTGTACAGTTTGAAGGGCTGTATCAGAAATTTGAACGCAATGTGACCCTGCGCATTAGGCACGCAGGCCTTGGGCTACTAGTAACAGTCGATGGCTCAGAAAAGAGACAGTTGGACTTGAGACGAATGGCAGATGACAAGTTTGTTTGGCTTCCACGATACCCCGGGGATATGCTACAAGGCATTGAGCAAGAAGTAACCCTTTCCGAGCGAACCGTTCAGTTCGAGATTGATGGCTCCGAAGTAATTGCGCTGAAATGGCCTCTGAACCCCGAATTCCCCCCAGAGAATTCCCCCAAGACAACAGAAGCCCCCAAAGAACTCTACGGTTCCGAGCTAATGCTTTTGCCCCCTGAGCTCCGCAACATGATCTGCATCGAGGCACTCAAGACATCAACCGGAAACATTTGCATGGTGCCCAACGGCCAGGGGTACGTTTTTGTCAGGGATGAGATGACACCAGACAACATTGTCAGACCACTTAACCAGACCAAAAACACAAACAAGCAGTTGAAGCAACAGTCACGTGGCCTTGAGCTCACGGCAAATGATCTTTTCGCTGACGGGCGTCACTTTGACGAGTTCCTGCGTTCGAAC GACGTTCAATTGCAAGCCTGTATCCGGAACTTAACTCTGATGGGAGACTTCCTATCCTTCGACAACCCCGAGGAGGCTGACTTACAGCGCATCATCAACTTCGCAAATAACAATAAGTCCGCTACAGTGCATATCCGCCTTTTCGGTATGCATTTCGATGATAATCAGAGGATCTTCACGTTCATGGGCTTTATCTACCTTATCAAGAAAGTGATACGTGGACAGGGTGCGGCGCTTTTCGGGAGTCTTGACAAACGCGCCAAGAAATGGGGAAGGGTTGAGAGAAGTGGCACGAACATGAACGTATCCAACGTGAAGTTCTTTCCAAAGGACGCAGATTTCGACGAGGATACTTTCCGAAACAAACTGGAAGTCTGTATCCGAGGGAACAGTAACACGTCCTACATGTTACTGTCAAGACACAACGGCGACCCGGAGGCCATAGTAGACTTCGTGAGGGAGTGTTACAATGATGGCATCTAG
- a CDS encoding FUI1, Cytosine-uracil-thiamine-allantoin permease: MSGINQSIGSFAAGITNGSDFSRYATKRRNYIYGTIASCVITSVLVSLVGLVTAASGQKIYGEVYWNPPDLLMKMMDNGNGSSGSRAGVFFLAAGFGFAAMFENICGNTIAGGIDLAGLFPRYINIRRGAMITFLAAWIVQPWQLINRATTFIQVLSSFSVFLAPIIGIMSCDYYLLRKRKIRLSHLYRTRDSIYYFSHGFNWRAIVAWICGWAPTIGGLVVTVKAELHPSRPLVQLYYMAFLIGFFISATVFYVLNLIFSVPDMDQMDSVDLYGTFTEAEAKRVGVAPLDENIIYGVVSTQTSGDDIAAYRGQEKGA, translated from the exons ATGTCTGGCATAAACCAAAGTATCGGCAGTTTTGCTGCCGGTATCACTAACGGTAGCGACTTCTCGCGTTACGCGACTAAGAGACGGAACTACATATATGGTACCATCGCCAGTTGCGTGATTACCAGTGTTTTGGTTTCTCTGGTCGGCCTCGTCACGGCTGCTTCTGGGCAGAAGATATATGGCGAGGTGTATTGGAATCCGCCAG ACCTCCtgatgaagatgatggacAATGGTAACGGATCATCTGGATCTCGTGCAGGTGTATTCTTCCTGGCTGCAGGATTCGGCTTTGCCGCCATGTTTGAAAACATCTGCGGCAACACCATCGCGGGCGGCATTGATCTCGCTGGTCTCTTCCCACGCTACATAAACATACGCCGTGGTGCCATGATTACGTTCTTAGCCGCATGGATCGTTCAGCCGTGGCAACTCATCAACCGCGCCACCACGTTCATTCAAGTCCTTTCCTCATTCTCTGTATTCCTTGCCCCCATCATTGGAATCATGTCCTGCGACTACTACCTCTTGCGTAAGCGAAAGATTCGCCTGAGCCACTTGTACCGCACAAGAGATTCAATATATTACTTCTCGCACGGTTTCAATTGGAGAGCCATTGTGGCCTGGATTTGTGGCTGGGCGCCTACTATAGGTGGGCTTGTTGTGACTGTGAAGGCAGAACTTCATCCCTCACGCCCATTGGTACAACTCTACTATATGGCCTTCTTAATAG GCTTCTTCATCAGTGCCACAGTCTTCTACGTGCTAAACCTGATTTTCTCTGTACCAGATATGGACCAGATGGACTCTGTAGATCTATACGGTACTTTTACCGAGGCGGAAGCAAAACGGGTCGGCGTTGCACCACTCGATGAAAACATCATATATGGCGTAGTATCTACACAGACGTCAGGGGATGATATTGCTGCATACAGAGGGCAAGAAAAGGGGGCTTAA
- a CDS encoding MutL, DNA mismatch repair enzyme (ATPase), translating into MTECPETIPLPGIAALPPTTTRQIGSGQVLVDTSPVVQELIDNALDARAKSMFVDITPNTIDPIQVKDDGHGIPAEDRPLVCRRYCTSKIRDFHDLRNVGGKWLGFRGEALSSMAEMSASLDVTTRVEGELVAVKTKYNRNGELASTVHDSHPVGTTVKVTKFFDYIPVRKQTALKNSSRCLAKIRRLMQAYALARPTTRFRLHVLKAKNSNSDFVYAPKANANIEDAALKVVDKECALQCEWTAMEADGFEVHAFLPKPTANGLKISGQGAFVSVDGRPLSNSRGTIKQIVMAFKELLRKSNSSLAEPAKDDVMFENSEVVLGVFDRLLTSYYPEAVDNVSEEEPPMSAQQHLDPSPEALQRSDRTSIAAKEYAIQGPDDGPKSRAQPRWRSTMYGIDEDDMEFLEESQAPAIDQEEGIRAVEVSNPWTIARMNAAIKPKPVADNGQLLSPAKSQNGVAARSSSPNPSVTPNRPSSARPLTPQTSLRSTVARPPLDEELERSFQRLSQGPSEADAFDDGREERLAEQRHNNLMLPSVGTQRSNHAAPADFQRASLMFPQSSPASQDMSLPAPPAPPKTQRKRQAYANKPFAPPPMQSSDGWPGQQFPGSQPPKLSGRQKRTNDPGRSSQALYTQHPSRLEQTERMTGPRIYSEDESDIRNFFGQSRQPRGNSYTQNEELPYPDSQAPPNQPRARISLPSNNANRSLPLPSLKTRKPDTRDQTSAKEIEAYFLSHDHPHPSLPVRTQGKQYKYHPTLERTKSSRLPLERIPLASTPTTLPSTCKSTSTPSPAVFSL; encoded by the exons ATGACAGAATGCCCTGAGACCATCCCATTACCCGGTATCGCCGCACtgccaccaacaacaacgagACAGATCGGCTCTGGTCAAGTGCTTGTCGATACCAGCCCAGTCGTCCAAGAACTTATAGATAACGCGTTAGATGCGCGAGCGAAGAGCATGTTCGTGGATATCACGCCGAACACGATCGATCCAATTCAAGTCAAAGATGACGGACATGGCATACCAGCGGAAGATCGCCCTCTCGTTTGTCGTCGCTACTGTACTAGCAAAATCAGAGACTTTCACGACTTGAGAAACGTCGGAGGCAAGTGGCTTGGATTCCGTGGTGAGGCACTATCAAGCATGGCGGAGATGAGTGCCTCTCTTGATGTCACTACTCGAGTAGAAGGAGAGCTAGTCGCGGTCAAAACCAAGTATAATCGTAATGGGGAGCTGGCTTC CACCGTGCACGACTCACATCCCGTTGGTACGACTGTCAAAGTGACTAAATTCTTCGACTACATACCAGTCAGAAAGCAGACGGCATTGAAGAACTCATCGAGATGTCTTGCAAAGATTCGGCGGTTGATGCAAGCATATGCACTCGCCAGACCTACTACACGCTTCAGGCTCCACGTGCTCAAGGCGAAAAACAGCAATAGCGACTTCGTATACGCCCCAAAAGCCAATGCAAACATTGAAGATGCTGCCTTAAAAGTTGTTGACAAAGAATGCGCCCTTCAGTGTGAGTGGACTGCGATGGAAGCAGACGGTTTCGAGGTCCATGCTTTCCTTCCCAAGCCGACTGCAAACGGGTTGAAAATCTCAGGTCAAGGCGCCTTTGTCTCTGTTGATGGAAGACCTCTATCCAATAGTCGCGGAACCATCAAGCAAATTGTTATGGCCTTCAAAGAGCTACTCCGCAAGTCGAACTCATCCCTCGCGG AGCCAGCGAAAGATGATGTCATGTTTGAGAATAGTGAGGTTGTCTTGGGCGTGTTTGATAGGCTGCTGACGTCTTATTATCCTGAAGCAGTTGACAACGTTAGCGAGGAGGAGCCACCAATGTCTGCCCAACAGCATCTCGACCCTTCACCTGAGGCACTGCAACGTTCTGATAGGACTTCCATCGCAGCAAAAGAGTATGCTATCCAGGGCCCGGACGATGGGCCCAAGTCTCGAGCACAGCCGCGATGGAGGTCAACCATGTATGGCATCGACGAAGATGACATGGAATTTCTGGAGGAAAGCCAAGCCCCGGCGATCGATCAAGAAGAGGGAATTCGCGCAGTCGAGGTGTCAAACCCTTGGACTATCGCTCGGATGAACGCAGCGATTAAACCAAAGCCAGTCGCTGACAACGGACAATTGCTCAGTCCAGCTAAAAGCCAAAACGGTGTTGCCGCACGCTCTAGCTCCCCGAACCCTTCTGTCACTCCCAATAGACCGTCTTCTGCGAGGCCTCTAACCCCACAGACGTCATTGAGATCGACCGTGGCAAGGCCACCATTAGATGAGGAGCTAGAGCGCAGTTTTCAACGTCTTTCTCAAGGGCCTTCAGAAGCCGATGCATTTGACGATGGAAGAGAAGAGAGGCTAGCAGAACAGCGACATAACAACCTCATGTTACCTTCAGTCGGGACTCAGAGGTCAAATCATGCCGCTCCTGCAGACTTCCAACGAGCGAGCTTGATGTTTCCACAATCCAGTCCGGCATCGCAGGACATGTCTCTTCCAGCACCACCAGCTCCTCCAAAAACGCAACGCAAGCGACAGGCCTATGCTAATAAGCCGTTTGCACCTCCCCCGATGCAGTCGAGTGATGGATGGCCGGGGCAACAATTTCCAGGATCACAGCCTCCAAAACTTTCTGGTCGCCAAAAACGTACTAATGACCCTGGAAGATCATCCCAGGCACTATATACTCAGCATCCGTCCAGGTTGGAACAGACAGAACGGATGACAGGACCCCGAATCTACTCAGAAGACGAGTCCGATATTCGAAACTTCTTTGGGCAGAGCAGACAGCCCCGAGGAAACAGCTATACACAAAATGAGGAGTTACCATACCCGGACTCCCAGGCGCCACCAAATCAACCAAGAGCCAGGATATCACTCCCTTCCAACAACGCAAACCGTTCACTCCCACTCCCATCTTTAAAAACCCGCAAACCTGATACCCGCGACCAAACTTCCGCTAAAGAAATAGAAGCCTACTTCCTATCTCATGATCACCCACACCCCTCTCTTCCCGTGAGAACTCAAGGCAAACAATACAAATACCACCCTACCCTGGAACGAACCAAATCCTCCAGACTCCCCCTTGAGCGCATACCCCTGGCTTCCACACCCACCACCTTACCCTCAACCTGCAAATCGACATCCACTCCATCTCCAGCAGTATTCTCACTCTAG
- a CDS encoding Phenolic acid decarboxylase, producing MAPGDTLPDFLTNTPLDPSFQTDMLDTHLVYDYDAQDGDGNPEKWRYELWVFSSKCIIYAVHGGPMAGRVNYQRANFQCIRPGGAVADQLARRDGHDSVGSVRHQGEEDDDYDCVFRGPLEEEGGGAGGTREIRRTGRGGVRWRKWEIRGQDSC from the coding sequence ATGGCACCCGGCGACACGCTCCCCGATTTCCTCACAAACACGCCTCTCGACCCCAGCTTTCAAACTGACATGCTCGACACGCACCTAGTCTACGACTACGACGCACAAGACGGCGATGGCAACCCCGAAAAATGGCGCTACGAACTCTGGGTATTTTCCTCTAAATGTATCATCTACGCCGTCCACGGCGGACCCATGGCCGGTCGCGTAAACTACCAGCGCGCCAACTTCCAATGCATTCGGCCGGGGGGAGCTGTGGCAGATCAACTGGCTAGAAGAGACGGGCACGATAGTGTCGGTAGTGTACGACATCAAGGTGAAGAAGATGACGACTATGATTGCGTTTTCAGAGGGCCATTGGAAGAGGAGGGCGGAGGCGCTGGGGGGACAAGAGAAATAAGGCGGACAGGGAGAGGTGGAGTGCGTTGGCGGAAGTGGGAAATCAGAGGTCAAGATTCGTGCTGA
- a CDS encoding DUF3632 domain containing protein, which yields MSDDWFSSKLIPEQENHPEEKTTATEAAEAITRPVVNLDDPRGDICQLYGLLMDALLDLRHQTEPLLALLQAIEDLPQPEFTAAQPSKQPQDKLWKGLSDFGHIWYDVYYRSGSWKSDAEKTSGSKRDALRDEHARTAEFEARLFMAGLAHIPIGWGYEAIEKALGKDALLDFEIPAVAEWLVVCGQRFLQGAKEDEKTYAVKEGMSLERWSL from the exons ATGTCGGACGATTGGTTTTCGTCCAAGCTTATCCCTGAACAGGAAAACCATCCCGAGGAA AAGACGACTGCAACCGAAGCAGCTGAGGCCATCACTCGCCCTGTGGTGAACTTAGATGACCCTCGTGGCGATATTTGCCAGCTTTATGGCCTCCTAATGGATGCTCTTCTAGACCTACGGCACCAAACTGAGCCGTTACTAGCACTGCTACAAGCTATCGAAGACCTTCCGCAACCCGAATTTACGGCTGCTCAACCAAGCAAGCAGCCTCAGGACAAGCTTTGGAAAGGTCTGTCAGATTTCGGCCATATATGGTACGACGTCTATTATCGATCCGGAAGCTGGAAATCCGACGCCGAGAAGACCAGTGGCTCAAAGCGCGATGCACTACGGGACGAGCACGCAAGAACGGCTGAGTTCGAGGCGCGATTATTCATGGCTGGCCTTGCGCATATTCCAATCGGCTGGGGATATGAAGCCATCGAGAAAGCTCTCGGAAAAGACGCGCTGCTGGATTTCGAGATCCCGGCTGTGGCAGAGTGGCTTGTAGTTTGTGGTCAGCGGTTCCTACAGGGCGCGAAAGAAGACGAGAAAACCTACGCGGTAAAGGAAGGAATGAGTTTGGAGCGGTGGTCGTTGTGA